The following proteins come from a genomic window of Pseudomonas putida:
- a CDS encoding STAS domain-containing protein, which yields MKPARLRADLLAGLTTSFALVPECIAFALVAHLNPLMGLYGAFIICTLTALFGGRPGMISGAAGSMAVVIVALVVQHGAQYLLATVLLGGVVMILFGVLRLGKLVRLVPYPVMLGFVNGLAIVIAMAQLEHFKDGEHWLTGTPLYLMVGLVALTMAVVYVLPKLTRAVPPALVAILGVGLLVYLLGLPTRTLGDMAHIAGGLPGLALPDVPWNLETLKIIAPYAVLMAMVGLLETLLTLNLTDEITESRGFPDRECVALGAANMVSGLCGGMGGCAMIGQTVINLSSNGRGRLSGVVAGVMILLFVLFLSPLIERIPLAALVGVMFVVAQQTFAWASLRVLHKVPVNDVLAIIAVTVVTVFTDLAMAVLFGIIIAALNFAWQHARELYADTHEDAGGGKRYQLHGTLFFASTTSFLNQFDTAGDPAQVTLDCQHLSFVDYSAVAALKTLRERYAKAGKHLRVVHLSDRCKKLLKRAGEQH from the coding sequence ATGAAGCCCGCCCGACTACGCGCCGACCTGCTCGCCGGCCTCACCACCTCGTTCGCCTTGGTCCCCGAGTGCATCGCCTTTGCCCTGGTGGCCCACCTCAACCCGCTGATGGGCCTGTATGGCGCGTTCATCATTTGTACCCTGACGGCGCTGTTCGGCGGGCGGCCGGGGATGATCTCCGGCGCTGCTGGCTCGATGGCGGTGGTGATCGTCGCGCTGGTGGTGCAGCACGGTGCGCAGTACCTGCTGGCCACGGTGCTGCTGGGTGGCGTGGTAATGATCCTGTTTGGCGTGCTGCGCTTGGGCAAGCTGGTGCGCCTGGTGCCATACCCGGTCATGCTCGGCTTCGTAAACGGCCTGGCCATCGTCATCGCCATGGCCCAGCTGGAGCATTTCAAGGACGGCGAACACTGGCTCACCGGCACGCCGCTGTACCTGATGGTCGGCCTGGTGGCGCTGACCATGGCGGTGGTTTATGTGCTGCCGAAACTGACCCGCGCGGTGCCGCCGGCTCTGGTGGCGATCCTCGGTGTCGGCCTGTTGGTGTACTTGCTCGGGCTGCCGACCCGCACCCTGGGTGACATGGCGCACATCGCTGGTGGCCTGCCTGGGCTGGCCCTGCCGGATGTGCCCTGGAATCTGGAAACCCTGAAGATCATCGCCCCTTATGCGGTGCTGATGGCCATGGTCGGCCTGCTGGAAACCCTGCTCACCCTCAACCTGACCGATGAAATCACCGAGAGCCGTGGCTTCCCGGATCGCGAGTGTGTGGCACTGGGCGCTGCGAACATGGTGTCGGGCCTGTGCGGCGGCATGGGCGGCTGCGCGATGATCGGGCAGACGGTGATCAACCTCAGTTCCAATGGCCGGGGCCGGTTGTCGGGTGTAGTAGCCGGCGTGATGATTCTGCTGTTCGTGCTGTTCCTGTCGCCGCTGATCGAGCGTATTCCACTGGCGGCGCTGGTTGGTGTGATGTTCGTGGTGGCCCAGCAGACCTTTGCCTGGGCGTCGTTGCGGGTGTTGCACAAGGTGCCGGTGAATGATGTGCTGGCGATCATTGCGGTGACCGTGGTCACGGTGTTCACTGACCTGGCCATGGCGGTGCTGTTCGGTATCATCATCGCGGCGCTCAACTTTGCCTGGCAGCATGCACGCGAGCTGTATGCCGACACCCATGAGGACGCGGGGGGCGGCAAGCGTTATCAGTTACATGGCACGCTGTTCTTCGCCTCGACCACCTCGTTCCTCAACCAGTTCGACACGGCCGGGGACCCGGCCCAGGTCACGCTGGATTGCCAGCATTTGAGCTTTGTCGATTATTCGGCGGTTGCGGCGCTGAAAACCCTGCGTGAGCGCTATGCCAAGGCGGGCAAGCATTTGCGCGTGGTGCATTTGTCGGATCGGTGCAAGAAGCTGTTGAAGCGGGCTGGCGAGCAGCACTGA